The nucleotide sequence TGGCCCTGCGACCAGCATTCACCGACATTCGGGCAACCCGCTTCTTCGCAGACGGTGGACAGGCGGTGTTCGCGCATGATCTCGCGCGTTTTCAAATAACCTTCGCCGCCCGGTGCCTTTACCCTGATCCAGTCCGGTTTCTTCGGTTGGGCATTGTCCTTGCGGTGCGCCTTTTCAGGGTGGCGTTGAGCTGGGATTTTCAGATCGCGCATGTTTTCTCTCTCCTCCGCATGAACATAGCCGTCCCTGCGTGGTTTGTCGTCTGTCTATGACGCATAGCTGCCATAAGCTCAAGAAATGTCACGAGGCCTGCTTTTCAATGCCTTTGGGGTTGGAAGCTGCCAGGGCGGACTGTCCGGCCTGCGACAGGATATGCGCGAGTTCGGAAAACCACATCTCCGCCTGGTCCGTGGCGATACGGACCACACCGATCTGGCGGGACGCGCCTGCGAGCGGTTGGACGACAAGGCCGGGTGTCGCGGCTTGCTCGGTCGCGAGGGCGATCTGCGGAAGAATGGTCACGCCCAATCCCTGCCCGGCCAAGCGGCACAGGCTTGAGAGCGATGCGGCACTCGTTGTGGGTTGCTCGGCAATCCCTAATGCGGCATGGGCCTGATCTGTCAGACAATGGTCGGCACCCAGGGTCAACAGGTCGTGCGGCTCCAAGGTGCTTCGGTCGGACACTGCCGGATGATGTGGCTGTCCCGCGATGAAGAGAGGATCCTCGAACAGCGCGGCGGCATGTAGGTCACCCGATGCTTGTGGCAGGGACATCACCGCCACATCCAGATCCCCCGCACGAAGACCATGCAGCAGCGATCCTGCCGGGGCTTCTGTCAAAGCCATACCACGCAGCATCCGCGGCAGTCCGCCCTGTCCGCCCTGTCCGCCCAGATGCGGTATGAAGTAAGGCGCGACGGTCGGGATGATGCCCAGCCGCAGTTTTGCACCAAGTACGCCTCGCCGCGCCGCGCCTTCCAGATCAGCGACATCGGCAAGAATGGACAACGCGCGCCGCAACGCATCTTGTCCCGCAGCCGTCAGGCGAACTCCGCCGGTACGGCGCTCGACAAGCGTCGCGGCAAGACTTGTTTCAAGTTCCTTCATCTGCATCGAAAGCGCGGGCTGCGACACATGCATCCGCTCGGCCGCAGCACCGAAGCTGCCGGTTTCGGCGAGAGCCTGAAGATAACGAAGCTGTCGAAGTGTCACTGGCATCGGCGCGTCCTATCACAACCGGCGGCGAGCGCAATTTGCATCCAACGTCCACATATCGCACAGCAATTAGGCACAGCACAATTATTGTGCATCTGTTCTGAACAAGAGGCAGGGATCTGACCGAAGAATAGGCGCGGCTCGTCTCCTTGCCTTTCGGTCACCGGCCAATCGGGTTTTTCTGCAGACGCCGACGGGGAGCCCCCGCCGGCAGATGTGCGGAGGCTGATTGCTTGACCGGCCACCTGCCCCCGCACGGTGCAACACGAGTTGCGAGGGTAAAATATGATTGAAACCGCTGAACACAACAGCGTGTCCGACCTGCCCATCGCAGCCCAGACAACAGGGGACTGGGAGATATGAAGAATTTCGCGAAGCTTCTTGGGGGCGCAAGCGCCGCCACCATCATGCTGCACGGGCTTGCCTTCGCACAGGACGACACGATCAAGGTGGGCATCCTGCATTCGCTGTCCGGAACGATGGCAATCTCGGAAACGACACTCAAAGACACCATGCTGATGCTGATCGAGCAGCAAAACGCCAAGGGCGGCGTCATGGGTAAACAGCTTGAGGCGGTTGTTGTCGATCCGGCATCGGACTGGCCGCTCTTTGCCGAAAAAGCGCGCGAATTGCTGACCGTTCAAGATGTGGACGTGATCTTCGGCTGCTGGACATCGGTCAGCCGCAAATCCGTTCTGCCGGTGATCGAGGAACTGAACGGACTTCTGTTCTACCCGGTGCAGTATGAAGGCGAGGAAAGTTCCAAGAATGTCTTCTACACCGGCGCCGCGCCGAACCAGCAGGCCATTCCGGCGACCGACTACTTCCTCGAAGAACTGGGCGTCGAGAAGTTCGCGCTGCTTGGCACCGACTATGTCTATCCGCGCACGACCAACAACATTCTAGAAGCCTATCTTAAGGACAAGGGAATCCCCGAAGACGATATCTTCGTCAACTACACGCCGTTTGGCCATTCCGACTGGTCCAAGATCGTGTCGGACGTTGTGGCTCTCGGCGCCGATGGCAAGAAGGTCGGCGTGATTTCCACCATCAACGGTGACGCGAATATCGGCTTCTACAAGGAACTGGCGGCAGCAGGTGTTTCTGCAGACGATATCCCGGTCGTGGCGTTTTCGGTGGGTGAAGAAGAGCTGTCCGGTCTCGACACCTCGAACCTTGTCGGACACCTGGCCGCATGGAACTATTTCCAGTCGGCCGACACGGCCGAAAACGAAGAATTCGTGACCGAATGGAAGACCTTTGCCGGTGAAGACCGCGTGACCAACGACCCGATGGAGGCGCATTACATCGGGTTCAACATGTGGGTAAACGCCGTCGAGGAAGCCGGAACAACCGATGTCGATGCGGTGTCTGACGCGATGATCGGGCAGACCTTCCCGAACCTGACGGGTGGCGAAGCGGAAATGTTGCCGAACCACCATCTGTCCAAGCCGGTGCTGATCGGTGAAATCCAGGCGGACGGTCAATTCGACATCATTTCGGAAACCGATCCGGTGCCGGGCGACGCCTGGACCGACTTCCTGCCGGAATCTGCTGTCCTGACCTCTGACTGGGCTGAACTCGATTGCGGTATGTACAACACCGAAACCGAAACCTGCGTCCAGATGAAGTCGAACTACTGATCTGACCTAAGATGATCCGGGGGGCGCATGTTGCGCCTCCCGCACAGACGAAGAAACGGGTTTCCATGTTCCGGCACCTCATCTCGGCAGTATGTCTGCTGGTTTCCTTGACCTGCCCTGCTGCGGCGCAAGATGCGACCATACAGGACCTGCTGCAAGAACACCGTGATATCATCCTCGACAGTTCCCGCCGCACCATTGGCCCGGCCATTGATGCGCTTGGAAACAGCGACCTGCCCGCAGCCCAGACAGTGCTGGAAAAATGGCAGAACAAGGAAATGTGGTACCGCGAAAGCGATGACGGGTTCTACTATGCCGAGGAAGTGGACCGCGACACGCTGCGCCTGTTCGACTTTGCAACCAACGAGGATCTGGGCGAAGCGCCCGAAGATGACCTGGAACAACTCAAGCCCAATAGTGGCATACGCGGGCTGATCGGCGCGGCGCTGGTGCAGTTCCAACTGAAATCGGACGACAAGACCACCCGGATCGCGGCGCTGGACGGGATTGCGCGCGACGCGGAAGAATCGCACCTGGCGGCTTTACGCAGCGCGATCGAACAGGAAACGGATGCGGATGTCGCCGCACGCATGGCGCGGCTTGAACGTCTGCTGACCATCGAATTCGGCGCAACCGATGAAGAACGGGTGGAGGCGATTGAAAGCTTCAAGGGGGATCTGGGTGTGGATGTGCGCGCTGCCCTGAACCCGATCCTCGTAACTCGCCGGGAAGCCGCTGACGCCCTGCCCGACGACGCCAATATCGCGAATGAATTGCGACCGGGCACGGACGCTTTGACGCAAGACGAAGCCTACACGTTGCTGGTCGAGGAAAGCTTGGCAGAACCGCGCATTTCAACAGCTGACCGTGACGCGGCGCTGGTGGCGAACATCCAGGACCGAAAGGTCGCGGGCATTCCGGTCGGTCGATTGAACAATGATACGGAGCGCGACGCCGCCTATGCAGCCCTGGCCGATCTGTCACTGGTCCCGCCGACCGTCACGGAGGAAGACTTCAACGCGGCGCTCGACAATCATGTCTTTTTTGACCGCTACCTTCAGCCATCAAGCGCCCTGACCGATGCGGCGCAGGACACGCTCCGGTCGATCGAATTGAAAGTCGCTCTGAACCGCTTTGCGGATCTGACGCTGGACGCGATGTCGCTGGCCTCGATCTACTTCCTTGCGGCCATCGGGCTGGCCGTCACTTTCGGTGTGATGGGTGTGATCAATATGGCCCATGGCGAATTCATCATGATGGGCGCCTATACCGGCTATGTCGTGCAGCAGATCATCCCGGATTACACCGTGTCGATCGTCGTGGCGCTGCCGCTGGCGTTCTGCGTGACTTTCGCGGCGGGCGTGGCGATGGAACGGCTGGTGATCCGCTGGCTTTACAACAGCCCGCTGGAGACCTTGCTCGCCACCTTCGGGATTTCTATCGCGCTTCAGCAGATCGCGAAGAACATCTTCGGTACGCAAGCCCGCCCGCTGACCTCGCCCGGTTGGCTGGACGGGGCGCTGGTTTTTAACGATGTCGTGTCGATCAGCTATATCCGCATCGCGATTTTCGCGTTGGCGATCATCTTCGCGGTGTTGGTGATGTTCATCATGAACCGAACACGGCTGGGGCTTGAGGTGCGCGCCGTGACCCAAAACCCCGCAATGGCATCATCAATGGGCATCAATCCCGACCGGATCAACATGCTGACCTTCGGGTTGGGATCGGGCATCGCGGGGATCGCGGGCGTCGCCATCGGGCTGTTTTCCAAGGTCACGTCGGAGTTGGGCCAAGATTACATCGTGCAAAGCTTCATGACCGTGGTGATCGGCGGTGTGGGCAACATCTGGGGGACCATCGCGGGTGCCACGCTGATCGGATTCCTGCAAAAGGGGATCGAGTGGATGAACCCGTCCAATTCGCTCGCCGCGCAGACCTACATGATCATCTTCATCATCATCTTCATCCAGTTCCGGCCACGAGGGATTATCGCCCTCAAGGGTCGCGCGGCGGGGGCCTGAGCCATGAGACAAAGCTTCATCGCCAAGAACCCGTCGGTGCTGGTCTTCCTTGCCTGTCTTGCACTCTTCACCCTGACGGTGACGGTGCTGGCCGAAGGCTTCGGGATCGGCGTGATTTCCACGAGCTTCGTGAAAACATTGGGCAAGACGTTGTGCCTGTGTCTGGTTGCAATCGCGATGGATCTTGTCTGGGGCTACTGCGGCATCCTGAGCCTTGGGCATTTCGCGTTTTTCGGGTTGGGCGGCTACATGATCGGCATGTGGCTGATGTATGAGCGCACCAGGCTGATCGTCGCGGATTCACTGGCGGCGGCGCAACTTCCCCCTACCCCGCAGGAAATCTCCGGCGCCATCGGTTCGCAGATTTTCGGCGTCGTGGGCAGCAGCGACTTTCCGTTCGTCTGGGGCTTTGCGCACAGCCTGACGCTGCAGTTGATGCTGGTTGTACTGGTCCCCGGCCTGCTGGCGCTGGTCTTCGGGTGGCTTGCCTTCCGCAGCCGCGTCACGGGCGTTTACCTGTCGATCCTCACGCAGGCGATGACGCTGGCGCTCGCGCTGTACCTGTTCCAGAATGAAAGCGGTTTGCGCGGCAATAACGGGCTGTCGGGGCTCCAGAACCTGCCGGGGTTGGACGCGGTGCCGCAATCCATCATCTCAATCTGGTTCCTGTGGGGATCGGCGTTGGCGCTTGGCCTTGGCTACATGCTGGGGGCCTGGGTCGTGTCCGGCAAGTTCGGCAATGTCATCAAGGGCATCCGGGATGACGAGGCCCGTGTGCGCTTCCTGGGCTATTCCGTGGAAAGCTACAAGCTGTTCATCTTCACGCTGACCGCCATCATCGCAGGGATCGCGGGTGCGCTTTATTACCCGCAGGCGGGTATCATCAACCCGGGCGAGATCGCCCCGATCGCGTCGATCTACCTCGCCGTCTGGGTGGCCATCGGTGGTCGCGGGCGTCTCTACGGCGCAGTCATCGGCGCGGCCGTGGTGTCACTTCTGTCGACCTGGTTCACGGGCGGCCAGGCCCCCGACATCCCGCTGGGCTTCTATACAATCAGTTGGGTCGATTGGTGGCAGGTGCTGCTGGGGCTGTCCTTCGTTCTGGTGACGCTGTTCGCACCCAAAGGCATCGGCGGGCTGTTCGACCTGATCGCGCATCGCATCTCGCCAAACCGTCACGGCGCGGACCTCGGCCCCGATATGGGCGCATTCCGCGAAAAGGAGGCCACCGAATGAGCACGCTTCTTGAGGTGTCCGGCGTCTCGGTCAGCTTTGACGGGTTCAAGGCCATCAACAATCTGTCCTTCCAGATCGGCGATGCGGAGCTTCGCGCGGTCATCGGTCCCAACGGCGCGGGCAAGACCACCTTCATGGACATCGTGACCGGCAAGACCCGTCCCGATGAGGGGCGCGTGATCTGGGGTGAAAAATCCGTGTCGCTGCTGAAAATGTCCGAGGCCCGCATCGCGCGCGAAGGGGTGGGCCGCAAGTTCCAGCGCCCCACCGTGTTCGAGGACCAATCCGTTCGCGAAAACCTGTCCATGGCCCTAAAGAAGGACCGCAACGCCTTTACTGTTCTGTTCTACCGTCCCACCCCCGAAGATGCGGACAAGGTCGAACGGGTCGCGGAAGAAATCGGGCTAAAGGACCAGCTTGATCGCAAATCGGGCGAGTTGAGCCACGGCCAGAAGCAATGGCTCGAAATCGGCATGCTGCTGGCGCAAGAGCCACGATTGCTGCTGGTGGATGAACCGGCCGCCGGTATGACACTGTCGGAGCGAGAGCACACCACCGATATCCTGCGCGAAGCCGCCAGGACGCGCGCCGTCGTCGTCGTGGAACACGACATGGAATTCGTCCGCCGGCTGGATTGCAAGGTCACGGTGCTGCACGAAGGATCAGTGCTGGCCGAAGGCAGCCTCGACCATGTTACCAAGAACAAGCAAGTCATCGATGTTTACCTAGGGCGCTGAGCAATGCTTAAAATCAAAGATCTGACCCTGCATTACGGCGGCTCGCAAATCCTGCATGGCATCGACATGCAGGCGGATGTGGGGAAGGTGACCTGCCTGATGGGCACCAACGGCGTGGGCAAGACGAGCCTGCTGAAAGCGATCTCCGGCACCCACGCCCGGTCGGGCGGGTCAGTAGAGCTAAATGGCGAGGACCTGGGCCAGCTGGCCGCGCATGAACTGGCCAGGCGCGGCGTCGGGTATGTGCCACAAGGCCGGATGATCTTTCCCCTGCTCACGGTGCGGGAAAATCTGGAAACGGGCTATGGCTGCCTGCCCAATGGCGAACGGATGGTGCCCGACGAGATCTACGAATTGTTCCCCGTCCTCGCCGAAATGAAATCGCGCCGGGGCGGCGATCTTTCGGGCGGCCAGCAGCAGCAACTTGCGATCGGGCGCGCATTGGTGACAAAGCCGAAGCTCCTGCTTCTCGACGAGCCGACGGAGGGTATCCAGCCCAACATCATCCAGCAGATCGGGCGCGTGATCAGTTACCTGCGCGATCAGGGGAAAATGGCGATCATCCTTGTCGAGCAGTATTTCGATTTCGCCTATGAGTTGGCAGATAGCTTCTACGTCCTCAGGCGCGGCGAAGTGACCAAGAGCGGAACGCGTGCGCAGCTGACGCGCGACGAGCTGGTAGAAGCGGTTTCTGTCTGATTACCGCAGTTTGCAATTGCAGCCCGAAGCACGTTTCGATATAGCACCCCTCGCACGCACCTGTAGCTCAGCTGGATAGAGCGCTGCCCTCCGAAGGCAGAGGCCAAAGGTTCGAATCCTTTCAGGTGCGCCACAAAATCAATAGGTTGCGGGAAAACCGACAGGGTCGAAAGCGGCCCATATCTGTGCATTGCACGGAAACGACGCAAGCATCCTGCCTCGTGAAGTTCGTGTGAGCCTGGTTCTCACGGGTGAGGCCAGACTGCCATCCACCCGGGATAATGTAGTCTTGCCCCGGACAAATCGACGCCCTTCTGATGCCCAGGCCGACGTTGACGCTTAATCTTAGCCGAGTCGCAGAGGGTCTTAGATCAACGGCGAAGCCGTGAAAACAAGCCTGTTCGCACATGATCGCCGAGGCCCTCGCGAATACAAAGCGTGCGGGCAACACAGCTGCCCGTGATACCTGTTAGCGTGGACCAAGCCAGCCCTGCACGATCACGATCGCCGGGCTGGAAAAACTGCAAGCTAGCTCGCGTCACCGCCAAGCACACGCAGCCGGTGTATGAGGCTGGATGTGTCCCAGCGGCCACCGCCCAATGCCTGCACATCGCCGTAGAATTGGTCGACCAGTGCCGCGACGGGAAGGCTGACGCCGACATGCTGCGCGTGTTCCAGCGCGATCCCCAGATCCTTACGCATCCAGTTCACGGCAAATCCGAACTCGAATTCCCCGTCGGCCATCGTGTTCGCACGGTTTTCCAACTGCCATGACCCGCCAGCGCCCTGCGCGACCAATTTGGCCACTGCTTTGGGATCGAGCCCCGACTTCGCGGCAAAGTTGAGACCTTCCGAAATACCCTGCACGATGCCCGCAATGCAGACCTGATTGACCATCTTCGTCAACTGACCGGCGCCGACCGAACCGAAGCATTCACATGCCTTGGCATAGGCGGTCATGACCTCCCTGGCGCGGGCGAAATCGGCGTCGCCGCCACCACACATCACCGCAAGCTGGCCGTTTTCGGCACCCGCCTGCCCGCCCGAGACCGGCGCGTCCACGAAGCCGATCCCGCGTTCACCGGCAACGTCGGCGAGTTCGCGGGCGACGAGCGCCGATGCGGTCGTGTGATCGACCAGCAGCGCCCCCTCCGACATGCCGGCCAAAGCCCCTTCGTCGCCGAGTATGACCGATCGCAGATCGTCGTCATTACCAACACAGGTGAACACGACATCCGCGCCCTTTGCGGCCTCTGCCGGTGTCAGGGCGGATGCGCCGCCATAGTTTTCCACCCATTTTTCGGCCTTGGCTGTTGTGCGGTTATAGACGGTAACGTCGTGGCCCGCCTTCTGCAGATGGCCCGCCATTGGAAAGCCCATCACCCCAAGTCCGATGAATGCCAGTTTTGCCATGTCCCTCTACTCTCCCGTTGCAGGTATCGCGCATCTTTCTTCAGGACAAACCACTCCTTGCGGAAAAGGTCAAAGGATTGCCACAGTTTTGGTCCTGATCACACGGATGCACTTGTGCCACACCGTCAATAGCCTTTACGAATTAAGGTAAAGGCGGGGAGCAGGCCAGCATGACAACGACCAGACCTTCGGCATCTTTCAGGACCGCACTGGCGGCGCTCATGCTGAGTGTATCCGCTGGAAGCGTTCAGGCGTTGGAAAGGGTCGATATCCGGATCGAAGGCCCTATCGATACGGAAGAACGCGAAACACTGCAGAATCGCGTGTCAGGGGCATCGCTGTCACAGAAAGCGCTGGATGAAGAGATCACCGACGGGCAGGAAATCATGGCCAGCGCGCGGTCCGATTATGCCCGTATTCTGGGTGTGTTGTACGAGGAAGGTTATTATGGACCATCCGTTTCGATTATGGTGGATCGGCGTGAGGCTGCGGAAACCTCGCCTTTCTCCGCGCCGCAAGATGTCCAGATCGTCCAGATCATCGTGCAGACCGGCCCGCGTTTTCGGTTTGGTCAGACCGACATTGATCCACGCGCACCAGACAGTGTGCAACCGCTGGCCACCGGGTTTGAAGTGGGCAAACGGGCTCGCGCCAATGTCATTGGCACGGCGGCACGCACGGCAGTAAACGAATGGAAAGACTTGGGGTATGCGAAGGCCGATGTCGACACACAAGACATTACCGCTGACCATAATGCACGTCGCCTGAACGTGGATATAGGCCTGAATACCGGACCTCGTCTGCGGTTCGGTGACGTAACGATCGATGGCAACAGCAAGATCCGCGAAGAACGGCTGCGTCAGATCCTCGGCTGGCCTAGGGGTGAACGTTATTCGCCCGACGAGCTTCAGCGATCCGTCACTCGGTTGCGGCGTAGCGGTGTATTCAGTACCGTCAACGTGCGGGAATCTGACACGCCTAACCCTGACGGCACGCTGGACTACAATCTGACACTGATCGAGAACAAGCCCCGTCGTATCGGGTTTGGTGCCGAATACTCAACACTTGACGGGCTGCTGGTAAACGGGTTCTGGCTGCACCGCAATGTCTTTGGCGGCGCGGAACGCTTCCGCATAGATGGCGAAATCAAGGACATCGGGGAAGCTATCGACAATCCGACGACTGGGTCTGGCGTCGATTACAGGTTATCCGCGCGTCTGACGCGTCCGGCCGCCTTCGGTCCGGACAGGGATTTGTTCCTGTATGGCAATCTGGAACACAATGACGAACCCGACTACGTTGAATCTCTGGGGTCACTGGGTGTGGGTATCACACGATATTTCAATGAAGATCTTTATGCCGAGATCGCCATTGGCCTGCGCTATTCACATGTCGAGGACGACCTTGGCGAGCGTGACTTCACGCATTTGGTGCTGCCCTCGCGGGTTGAATGGGATGAACGCGACGATCCGGGCGATGCGGCGGAAGGTTACTATCTGAATGTCCGCGCAACACCATTCATTTCCACCGGCGAATCTGAAACTGGCATGCAGGCCTATATTGATGGACGCACCTATTGGGGGTTTGGGGAGGAGACGGATACCGTACTCGCTGCGCGGCTCCAACTCGGCAGCGTTCTGGGGTCATCGATCAAGGGCACTCCGCCCAACTACCTGTTCTATTCGGGCGGCGGCAACACGGTGCGTGGCTTCGAATATGAATCGCTCGGCGTCGAGGCGGATGGCGCCCACACTGGCGGGCGCAGTTTCATCGGCCTTTCGACCGAAGTTCGTCGCAAAGTTACCAATGCCATCGGTGTCGTCGGATTCGTCGATACCGGGTTCGTGGGGCCAGACAGCTTTTATACCGAGGACGGCAGCTGGCAAACCGGGGTCGGATTGGGCATTCGCTATGATACCCCTATCGGGCCCCTGCGCGTCGATCTGGCCACGCCCGTTCAGTCTGAGGACAAGGACGCATTCTCGGCCGTGGAACTTTACATCGGTGTAGGACAGGCGTTTTGAAACGGATTGCATCATATCTGGCCGCTGCAACCTTCGGCCTTCTGCTCATGGCGATCCCAACGCCGCTGGTCTTAGCACAGGAAGCAACGGATACGTCTGAAGCCGAGGATGCAGGTTTTCTTGAACGGCAAATCCAGAACGCCCTTGGGGGAGAAGGCCGCTATGTACAGGTCATAGGGTTGAATGGAGTTCTAAATTCCGAAGTCAGCATCGACATGATCCGCATTTCGGATGACGAAGGCGTATGGCTGACCATAAGCGATGTTGTTCTCGACTGGAGCCGCCTCGCCCTGCTGCGTCGCCGGTTGGAAGTGGACACTTTGACCGTTGGGGATGTGCATGTCGAACGAAAGCCGATACCGGTGCCGACCGAGGGTCCGGAATTGCAGGCTGACACCGCTGCAGAACCATTCAGGCTGCCAGACCTGCCCGTCGCCGTTAATGTGGGCGAATTGTCAGTGGACAATCTGCGCTTGGATCAACCCGTTCTGAATCACGCGTTTCAAGCGCGTCTGGAGGGGTCCGCAGCGTTGCGGGACGGCGAAGGCACAGCAGAATTTCGGCTCAACCGCACGGATGAGATCCGCGGCGAGATCGACCTGAACGCAAGCTTCACCAACCAGACCCGTCGCTTGTTGACAGAACTTGACGTTACCGAAGATCAGGGCGGCTTGATCGTGTCGCTTGCGAAAATTCCCGATGCTCCGTCGATTGATCTGTCCTTGCAAGGCGATGGTCCCATCAATGATTTTGCGGCAGATCTGGTGCTGCAAACCAGCGGTATCGAACGGGTTCGCGGACAGGTGCGTCTATCTGAACAAGTGGGCGGACCCGCACAACCCGATGCGCAGGAAGAAGCAACAGAAGGCACGCAGACCGCACAGGCCCTGACCCGCACCCGCATCGTGGAAGGCGAAGTCGCGGGTAATGTGTACGACCTGCTGCCTGAAGACTATCGCGGCTTCTTCGGTCACCGAACCGCCCTGTCCTTCCGCGCGACCCAAAATGCCGAAGCAGGAATCGAAGTGCAGTCGTTGGACATTCAGTCGAGCGCGTTGAACCTGAGCGGACGCGTCGCCTTGTCTTCCGAAGGATGGCCCACCCTGATCGACTTGGATGGATCGATCGCGGACCGGCTCGGCCTTCCCGTCGTAATACCGATGAGCGGGCCTAAACTTCTGTTGTCGGACGCCGAAATCCGGATCGATTACAATGCTGCCGAAAGTAGCCGTTTCGACGCGACGATTTCTGGGAACGGCCTGATGCGCGAAAGCGGCATTCTCGTGGACCGTTTCGATCTCGCCTCGCAAGGCACGCTGGAACAAGGAGCAGGAACGCAATTGGGCGGCGTCGACGGAACGATTGATATGTCTGTCGTGGGGGCGTCCTTCACCGACCCGGCACTATGGGAGGCCGTTGGCGATGCGTTCACACTTACCGGCGGTTTCACATGGCAGGAAGGCGCATCTCTGAACCTGTCCGACTTCGTCGCGCAATCGGGCGATGTGCAGGTCACGGGCCTGGCCGAAATTGCCGGTTTGGAAACCGGTCAGATTTCCATCGATGCCGATGTTCGGGGCGAACTCCCGGATCTGTCACGGTTCGCCGCCATCTCGGGTCAGGATTTGTCAGGTGGTGCGAATGCTGCCATTCAAGGCCGCATCGATCTGGTGTCCGGCGCTTTTGATGCGGAAATCACGGGGCAGACACAGGATATCGCCTTGGGTCAGGTCGATACCGGCCAGCTTTTGCAAGGTGAAGGCAATCTTGCCGTGCGCGTCAAGCGCGACGAAAACGGCATTTCGATTGACCAGGTTTCCTTCGACTCGCCGGTGATCCAGCTGGGCGGTCAGGCAGCGATCACTCCGGAAGGCTGGCCGAGCCTGATCGACGTCGCCCTGCGCGTTCAGGACAAAAGCGGCGCCCCTGTCGCCCTGCCCGTCCCCGGTCAACAGATCAACTTGGCTCAAGGCGTGATGGATCTGCGCTATGACGAAACGCAAAGCGATCAGTTCAGCGTCGCTGCGCAGACGACTGGGCTGTCCGTGTCAAGCATCGGTCAGATTGGGACAGCCTCCGTCTCCAGCGAGGGAAAGTTGGTCAAAGGTTCCGGCACGCTGATCGAACAGATTACCGCGCAGTTGAATGCTGCCGTGTCCGACCTGTCGCTGAATGATCCCAAGCTTTCCGAAGCTGCCGGGCCGGGTGCCGAGATTTCTGCAAATATCAACTGGCCTTTGACCGGTGCGATCTCGATCGACCAGCTACGCATCGCATCTGGTGATCTGCAGCTCGGTGGCCGGGCGGACATCGCAAGTCCGGGCTCGGAAGATATGCGTATCTCCGGTGAACTGGAAGCACAGACAGGCGGGCTTCAGAGATTCGCGGCACTTGCGGGTCAGAACCTGCAAGGTGCGATCACAGCGGATGCGAGTTTCGATCTGGAACCCGCGCCGAAATTCTTCGATATCGATCTGACTGCGAACGGGACCGGGATGGGCATCGGTCAGACGCAGGCAGACGCTCTCTTGGCTGGCGATGCTCAGATCGCGCTGCGAGCCAACCGAACCGAGCAAGGCATCCGTGTCGATACCTTCTCCTTGTCAACAAATGAGCTGTCCGCCGGTGGCAGCGGTCAGATGACCCTTGCAGAAGGTGGCCGTTTCGATGTCAATGCCAACCTGCGTAACCTTGCAGTTCTTGCCCCCGACTTCAACGGGCCACTTTCACTG is from Qingshengfaniella alkalisoli and encodes:
- the urtB gene encoding urea ABC transporter permease subunit UrtB, coding for MFRHLISAVCLLVSLTCPAAAQDATIQDLLQEHRDIILDSSRRTIGPAIDALGNSDLPAAQTVLEKWQNKEMWYRESDDGFYYAEEVDRDTLRLFDFATNEDLGEAPEDDLEQLKPNSGIRGLIGAALVQFQLKSDDKTTRIAALDGIARDAEESHLAALRSAIEQETDADVAARMARLERLLTIEFGATDEERVEAIESFKGDLGVDVRAALNPILVTRREAADALPDDANIANELRPGTDALTQDEAYTLLVEESLAEPRISTADRDAALVANIQDRKVAGIPVGRLNNDTERDAAYAALADLSLVPPTVTEEDFNAALDNHVFFDRYLQPSSALTDAAQDTLRSIELKVALNRFADLTLDAMSLASIYFLAAIGLAVTFGVMGVINMAHGEFIMMGAYTGYVVQQIIPDYTVSIVVALPLAFCVTFAAGVAMERLVIRWLYNSPLETLLATFGISIALQQIAKNIFGTQARPLTSPGWLDGALVFNDVVSISYIRIAIFALAIIFAVLVMFIMNRTRLGLEVRAVTQNPAMASSMGINPDRINMLTFGLGSGIAGIAGVAIGLFSKVTSELGQDYIVQSFMTVVIGGVGNIWGTIAGATLIGFLQKGIEWMNPSNSLAAQTYMIIFIIIFIQFRPRGIIALKGRAAGA
- the urtA gene encoding urea ABC transporter substrate-binding protein, with protein sequence MKNFAKLLGGASAATIMLHGLAFAQDDTIKVGILHSLSGTMAISETTLKDTMLMLIEQQNAKGGVMGKQLEAVVVDPASDWPLFAEKARELLTVQDVDVIFGCWTSVSRKSVLPVIEELNGLLFYPVQYEGEESSKNVFYTGAAPNQQAIPATDYFLEELGVEKFALLGTDYVYPRTTNNILEAYLKDKGIPEDDIFVNYTPFGHSDWSKIVSDVVALGADGKKVGVISTINGDANIGFYKELAAAGVSADDIPVVAFSVGEEELSGLDTSNLVGHLAAWNYFQSADTAENEEFVTEWKTFAGEDRVTNDPMEAHYIGFNMWVNAVEEAGTTDVDAVSDAMIGQTFPNLTGGEAEMLPNHHLSKPVLIGEIQADGQFDIISETDPVPGDAWTDFLPESAVLTSDWAELDCGMYNTETETCVQMKSNY
- the urtD gene encoding urea ABC transporter ATP-binding protein UrtD; this translates as MSTLLEVSGVSVSFDGFKAINNLSFQIGDAELRAVIGPNGAGKTTFMDIVTGKTRPDEGRVIWGEKSVSLLKMSEARIAREGVGRKFQRPTVFEDQSVRENLSMALKKDRNAFTVLFYRPTPEDADKVERVAEEIGLKDQLDRKSGELSHGQKQWLEIGMLLAQEPRLLLVDEPAAGMTLSEREHTTDILREAARTRAVVVVEHDMEFVRRLDCKVTVLHEGSVLAEGSLDHVTKNKQVIDVYLGR
- a CDS encoding LysR family transcriptional regulator, producing MPVTLRQLRYLQALAETGSFGAAAERMHVSQPALSMQMKELETSLAATLVERRTGGVRLTAAGQDALRRALSILADVADLEGAARRGVLGAKLRLGIIPTVAPYFIPHLGGQGGQGGLPRMLRGMALTEAPAGSLLHGLRAGDLDVAVMSLPQASGDLHAAALFEDPLFIAGQPHHPAVSDRSTLEPHDLLTLGADHCLTDQAHAALGIAEQPTTSAASLSSLCRLAGQGLGVTILPQIALATEQAATPGLVVQPLAGASRQIGVVRIATDQAEMWFSELAHILSQAGQSALAASNPKGIEKQAS
- the urtC gene encoding urea ABC transporter permease subunit UrtC, with the protein product MRQSFIAKNPSVLVFLACLALFTLTVTVLAEGFGIGVISTSFVKTLGKTLCLCLVAIAMDLVWGYCGILSLGHFAFFGLGGYMIGMWLMYERTRLIVADSLAAAQLPPTPQEISGAIGSQIFGVVGSSDFPFVWGFAHSLTLQLMLVVLVPGLLALVFGWLAFRSRVTGVYLSILTQAMTLALALYLFQNESGLRGNNGLSGLQNLPGLDAVPQSIISIWFLWGSALALGLGYMLGAWVVSGKFGNVIKGIRDDEARVRFLGYSVESYKLFIFTLTAIIAGIAGALYYPQAGIINPGEIAPIASIYLAVWVAIGGRGRLYGAVIGAAVVSLLSTWFTGGQAPDIPLGFYTISWVDWWQVLLGLSFVLVTLFAPKGIGGLFDLIAHRISPNRHGADLGPDMGAFREKEATE